CCAGCAGCAGGTAGAACAGCAGCATCAGGTTCTGGCCTTCGTAGCCGGGGATGCTCAACAGCATCAGCGCCGGCGCATGGCTCAGGCAGTAGACGGTGAGCATCAGGCCCCATTGGACCTTGGTGTTGCGTTCCAGGAAATCCTCGGTGTCGCCCTGCAACGCCGTGATCGCGGGCAGCAGCAGGAAGCCGTAGACCGGGATGCACATGACGAACAGGCCGTACCAGTCCACGCCGATCAGCCAGTACTGCAGCGGGATCGCGACGTAGAAGCACAGGCACAGCGCCAGGTGATCGCCGCGCCGGGTAGGCGTGAGGGTGAGGAACTCGCGCAGCGCGAAGAACGACAGCAGTGCGTACAGCACCAGGGTGGCGATCTTGCCGATCAGGAAGCACACCAGCAGCACGCCGACCATCACCCACCAGGCGTTGATGCGCGCGTTGAGGTTGTCGACCACGGCCGAGGGCCTGCGCCTGCCCAGCAGCCAGCCGATGGTCGACGCCACCACCAGCAGGGCGATCACGCCGCCGATCATCCACCAGAACTTGCCCGGCGCCTGCGCGATGGCGGTGCGGATGAAGCCGTTGAAAGGCAGGGAGTCCATGGTCGCGGTCCTTCGTCGGATCAGGGAGCGAGCGCCAGCACGGCGTCGCGTGCGCGCTGCAGGAAGCCGGCCTTGTCTTCGCCCGGCTGCGTCGCCAACGGCGTGCCGAAGCGCACCGTGCAGATCAGCGGCACCGGCAACAGGCTGCCCTTGGGCATGCTGCGCCGGGCGTTGTCGAGGTAGACCGGGATCAGCTCGACCCGCGGATAGCGCTGCGCCAGGTGGTACAGACCGGATTTGAACGGCAGCAGCGTGGTGTCGGGATTGCGCGTGCCTTCCGGAAACAGGATCAGCGACGCACCCGCGTCCAGTGCTTCATACAGCGGCTGCAGCGGATCAGCATCGGCGTCCACGCGCTGTCGGTCGATCAGCACCACGTTGAGGCCCGGTCCCGCGATCAGGCCCTTGAGTCCGCCGCCGCCCCAGTAGTCGCGCGCGGCGACGGGCCGCGTCGTGCGACGCAGCGCGGGTGGCAGCGCCGACCACAGGGCCACCGTGTCGAGATGGCTGGCATGGTTGGCGAAGTAGATGCGCTGGCGGGGTTCGGGTTGGCTGCCGATCCAGCGCGGGTAGGCGCCGATCAGCGCTTTGCTGACAGCGGCCAGCAGGTGGCTGATCATGCGCCGTCCCGTGCGTGCAGCGCCGCGGCGATGGCATGGCTGCGGGTGATGCAGGTCAGCAACGCGCCCAACGCGATGACCCATGCGGCGATCCGCAACGCCCAGCCGGTGTGCGCGAAGGCCGCTTCCGCAGCGCCCAGCAGGCAGGCCGCCGTCAGTACCGCCATGCGGTGCTGCTTGGCCATCGGTCCCCTGAAATCCTGTGGCAGACCCAGGCTGCCGCCGGCCAGGCGCACGTAGGCCGTGAGCGCGGCCGCCAGTGCACCCAACCACCCCAGCCATGCCGCACCGCAGGCGTATCCGAGGGCGACGAACAGCAGCGAGTCGGCCACGCGGTCCGGGAACTCGTTGTACAGCGCACCGGTCGGCGTCTTCTTCCCGCCTTCCATCGCGACCATGCCGTCCAGCAGGTTGCAGACCAACCGCAGCTGGATGCACGCCGCCGCGGCGATCAGCGCGAGCGGCGTGGCGAGCCACAGCAGCCACGCACCCAGGGCGGCGAAGACGATGCTCAGCACCGAGATCTGGTTCGGGGTGACGGACGAGCGCGCGAGGGCGGCGCTGATCGAGCGCGCCCATCCGCTGGCGCGGGCGGCGATGGGACGCCGGTTGCTGTCGTGTGACATACGGTCTTCCTGACGTGTGCCGCGATCCTAGCGGCAGGCGAGGGGGCGCCGCCAGTCGCGCCGATCAGGCCGTTTCCGTTGCCCGGCTGCCCAGTTCGGCGTGGCGCCGTTCCATCTCCTCGCGCAGCTGGCGGCGCAGGCGCGCGGCGGCGAAGCGGCGGATTTCGTCCGGCGTGGTCGGCTCCAGCGGTGGCACCGGGGTGGTGCGGCCCTCGTCGTCGACCGCGACCATGGTGAAGAAACAGCTGTTGGCGTGGCGCACGCTCTGCTTGCGGATGTCTTCGGCCACCACCTTGATGCCGATCTCCATCGACGAGGTGCCGGTGTGGTTCACCGAGGCCAGGAAGGTCACCAGTTCGCCCACGTTGATGGCCTGGCGGAACATCACCTGGTCCACCGACAGGGTGACCACGTACTTGCCGGCGTAGCGGCTGCCGCAGGCGT
This genomic stretch from Pseudoxanthomonas sp. CF385 harbors:
- a CDS encoding phosphatidate cytidylyltransferase, with amino-acid sequence MIGGVIALLVVASTIGWLLGRRRPSAVVDNLNARINAWWVMVGVLLVCFLIGKIATLVLYALLSFFALREFLTLTPTRRGDHLALCLCFYVAIPLQYWLIGVDWYGLFVMCIPVYGFLLLPAITALQGDTEDFLERNTKVQWGLMLTVYCLSHAPALMLLSIPGYEGQNLMLLFYLLLVVQLSDVLQYVFGKLFGKRLLAPKVSPSKTVEGLVGGGLSAALIGAALWWVTPFTPLQSALLSLLIVLCGFLGGLALSATKRSLGAKDWGTMIEGHGGALDRLDSVVFAAPVFFHVVRYNFQ
- a CDS encoding lysophospholipid acyltransferase family protein, which encodes MISHLLAAVSKALIGAYPRWIGSQPEPRQRIYFANHASHLDTVALWSALPPALRRTTRPVAARDYWGGGGLKGLIAGPGLNVVLIDRQRVDADADPLQPLYEALDAGASLILFPEGTRNPDTTLLPFKSGLYHLAQRYPRVELIPVYLDNARRSMPKGSLLPVPLICTVRFGTPLATQPGEDKAGFLQRARDAVLALAP
- a CDS encoding CDP-alcohol phosphatidyltransferase family protein, which codes for MSHDSNRRPIAARASGWARSISAALARSSVTPNQISVLSIVFAALGAWLLWLATPLALIAAAACIQLRLVCNLLDGMVAMEGGKKTPTGALYNEFPDRVADSLLFVALGYACGAAWLGWLGALAAALTAYVRLAGGSLGLPQDFRGPMAKQHRMAVLTAACLLGAAEAAFAHTGWALRIAAWVIALGALLTCITRSHAIAAALHARDGA
- a CDS encoding acyl-CoA thioesterase, giving the protein MESLKSHQLSMTVLMTPDMANFSGKVHGGAILKLLDQVAYACGSRYAGKYVVTLSVDQVMFRQAINVGELVTFLASVNHTGTSSMEIGIKVVAEDIRKQSVRHANSCFFTMVAVDDEGRTTPVPPLEPTTPDEIRRFAAARLRRQLREEMERRHAELGSRATETA